A genomic segment from Sulfuritalea hydrogenivorans sk43H encodes:
- a CDS encoding MlaD family protein yields the protein MENRSHALAAGIFTILLGIAAAIALWWLGQSRDSAATYILETRGNVTGLNVQAQVRYRGIRAGKVDAIEPDEKDPRVLLVHINLENRFRLTRGSTAQLGYQGVTGLAYVEIEDDGSSAEPLAGKDGAPPRIALRPTVFDTLGEKAGDIVDQISASSLRLSKLLDDRNIQNLTRALENVAAASEGMREMPAILASVREALSENNMRSMRQILAHVEKAAGESAPLTTEMRELVKSMSLLSRRFDTLAGSAGDELTSATLPRANALMRELAANSRQLSRVLDGLESNPQMLIFGRGAAAPGPGEAGFSAPAKQGEGR from the coding sequence ATGGAAAACCGATCTCACGCACTGGCCGCCGGGATATTCACGATCCTGCTCGGCATTGCCGCCGCGATTGCCCTCTGGTGGCTGGGGCAGAGCCGCGACTCGGCGGCGACCTACATCCTGGAAACGCGCGGCAACGTGACTGGGCTCAACGTCCAGGCGCAGGTGCGCTATCGCGGCATCCGGGCCGGCAAGGTCGATGCCATCGAGCCGGATGAGAAGGATCCGCGGGTGCTGCTGGTGCACATCAACCTCGAAAACCGGTTCAGGCTGACACGGGGCAGCACAGCCCAACTCGGCTATCAGGGCGTCACCGGGCTGGCCTATGTGGAGATCGAAGACGACGGTTCTTCAGCCGAGCCGCTGGCGGGAAAGGATGGCGCGCCGCCGCGCATTGCATTGCGGCCCACGGTATTCGATACGCTGGGCGAGAAGGCGGGCGACATCGTGGACCAGATCAGCGCCTCGTCCCTGCGCCTGAGCAAGCTGCTGGACGACAGGAACATCCAGAATCTCACGCGTGCGCTGGAGAACGTGGCCGCGGCGTCGGAAGGCATGCGCGAGATGCCGGCCATCCTGGCATCGGTGCGCGAGGCGCTGTCGGAAAACAACATGCGCAGCATGCGGCAGATCCTGGCGCATGTCGAAAAGGCGGCGGGGGAGAGCGCGCCGCTGACCACGGAGATGCGCGAACTGGTGAAGTCGATGAGCCTCCTCTCGCGCCGCTTCGACACCCTGGCAGGCAGCGCCGGGGACGAGTTGACCAGCGCCACCCTGCCGCGTGCCAATGCGCTGATGCGCGAACTGGCAGCCAATTCGCGGCAATTGTCGCGGGTGCTGGATGGGCTTGAGAGCAATCCGCAGATGCTGATTTTCGGCCGTGGCGCGGCAGCGCCCGGCCCCGGCGAGGCGGGCTTTTCCGCGCCGGCCAAACAAGGAGAAGGGCGATGA
- a CDS encoding ABC-type transport auxiliary lipoprotein family protein, with protein MMKWGIPILAGMLLAACGGNVRTAAETARYDLGDHTDKSTATWSGARIPIATVDVQSASWLANQSMHFRLAYAEPLRRQSYAESRWAAPPAELLERVLRRRVVFGQPDFSGSGCRLHLVLDELEQRFDDAQASRIVLEVRAVLTPVRGADILSKRAFLIQRPAAAATARGGVAAARDAVQGLADELGVWLDETAREKPAIVERCRT; from the coding sequence ATGATGAAGTGGGGAATCCCGATTCTCGCGGGCATGCTGCTGGCGGCGTGCGGCGGCAACGTGCGGACCGCCGCCGAGACGGCGCGGTACGACCTGGGCGACCATACCGACAAGTCGACAGCGACATGGTCGGGCGCGCGAATTCCGATCGCGACGGTCGACGTGCAGTCCGCATCCTGGCTGGCGAACCAGTCCATGCATTTCCGCCTGGCCTATGCCGAACCCCTGCGGCGCCAGAGCTACGCCGAAAGCCGCTGGGCCGCGCCACCCGCCGAATTGCTGGAGCGCGTGCTGCGCCGTCGCGTGGTGTTCGGCCAGCCCGACTTCAGCGGCAGCGGCTGCCGTCTGCACCTGGTGCTGGACGAGCTGGAACAGCGCTTCGACGATGCCCAGGCGAGCAGGATCGTGCTGGAGGTTCGTGCCGTGCTGACCCCCGTGCGCGGCGCCGACATTCTCTCCAAGCGGGCTTTCCTGATCCAGAGGCCCGCCGCCGCCGCGACGGCAAGGGGCGGCGTCGCCGCCGCGCGCGACGCGGTGCAGGGCCTGGCCGATGAACTCGGGGTCTGGCTGGATGAAACGGCCCGCGAGAAGCCTGCTATTGTTGAACGCTGTCGCACTTGA
- a CDS encoding acyl-CoA synthetase, with the protein MSNPYATGLDKNPANYVPLTPLSFIERSAYIYPERVASIHGSRRYTWGQEYERSRRLASALAMRGVGAGDTVAVMLNNTPEMFECHFGVPMCGAVLNTLNTRLDPESIAFMLNHGEARVLITDREYSGMVKKALAELGREILVVDVDDPEYTGPGERVGSIDFETLLASGRPDYAWKTPADEWDAISLNYTSGTTGNPKGVVYHHRGAYLNALSNIVSWGMPPQSVYLWTLPMFHCNGWCFPWTVAANSGTNVCLRRVDPKLILDAIREHKVTHYCGAPIVHSMLISAPAEWRKGIEHKVSALVAAAPPPAAVIEGMGKIGFNITHVYGLTETYGPAAVCAKHDEWLELPLDEQVRMNGRQGVRYHCQEGVTVMDPETMQPVPWDDQTMGEIMFRGNIVMKGYLKNPKATEEAFHGGWYHTGDLAVMQPDGYIKIKDRSKDVIISGGENISSIEVEDTLYRHPAVMGAAVVATPDPKWGEVPCAFIELREGSSVTAEELTEFCRERMARFKVPKHFIFEALPKTSTGKIQKFVLREKAKSAASFE; encoded by the coding sequence ATGAGCAATCCCTACGCCACGGGTCTGGACAAGAATCCGGCCAACTACGTACCGCTGACGCCGCTCAGCTTCATCGAACGTTCGGCCTACATTTATCCCGAACGCGTGGCGTCGATACACGGCAGTCGCCGCTACACCTGGGGCCAGGAATACGAGCGCAGCCGGCGCCTGGCTTCGGCGCTGGCCATGCGCGGAGTCGGCGCTGGCGACACGGTGGCCGTGATGCTGAACAACACGCCGGAGATGTTCGAATGCCATTTCGGCGTGCCGATGTGCGGCGCGGTGCTCAACACGCTCAACACGCGCCTCGATCCTGAATCGATCGCCTTCATGCTCAACCATGGCGAGGCCCGGGTGCTGATCACTGACCGGGAATATTCGGGGATGGTGAAAAAGGCCCTGGCCGAACTGGGGCGCGAGATCCTCGTCGTCGATGTCGATGATCCCGAATACACCGGCCCCGGTGAGCGTGTCGGCAGCATCGATTTTGAAACCCTGCTGGCCAGCGGCCGCCCCGACTACGCATGGAAGACGCCGGCGGACGAATGGGACGCGATCTCGCTCAACTACACGTCCGGCACCACGGGCAATCCCAAGGGCGTGGTCTACCACCATCGCGGCGCCTACCTCAACGCGCTGTCCAACATCGTCTCCTGGGGCATGCCGCCGCAATCGGTGTACCTGTGGACGCTGCCAATGTTCCACTGCAACGGCTGGTGCTTTCCGTGGACCGTGGCGGCCAATTCGGGCACCAACGTCTGCCTGCGCCGTGTCGATCCGAAGCTGATCCTCGACGCGATCCGCGAGCACAAGGTGACTCATTATTGCGGCGCGCCCATCGTGCATTCGATGCTGATCAGCGCGCCGGCCGAGTGGCGCAAGGGCATCGAGCACAAGGTCTCGGCGCTGGTCGCCGCGGCGCCGCCGCCGGCTGCCGTGATCGAAGGCATGGGCAAGATCGGCTTCAACATCACCCACGTTTATGGCTTGACCGAAACCTACGGTCCGGCGGCCGTGTGCGCCAAGCACGACGAATGGCTGGAGTTGCCGCTCGATGAGCAGGTGCGCATGAACGGCCGCCAGGGCGTGCGCTACCACTGCCAGGAAGGCGTCACCGTAATGGACCCGGAAACCATGCAGCCGGTGCCCTGGGACGACCAGACCATGGGCGAGATCATGTTCCGTGGCAACATCGTGATGAAGGGCTACCTGAAGAACCCGAAGGCGACGGAAGAAGCGTTCCACGGCGGCTGGTACCACACCGGCGATCTGGCCGTGATGCAGCCCGACGGCTACATCAAGATCAAGGATCGCAGCAAGGACGTGATCATTTCCGGCGGCGAGAACATTTCCTCGATCGAGGTGGAGGACACCCTGTATCGCCATCCCGCCGTGATGGGCGCCGCCGTGGTCGCCACGCCCGATCCGAAATGGGGCGAAGTGCCCTGCGCCTTCATCGAACTGCGCGAAGGCTCCAGCGTCACGGCGGAGGAACTGACCGAGTTCTGCCGCGAGCGCATGGCGCGCTTCAAGGTGCCCAAGCACTTCATTTTCGAGGCCTTGCCGAAAACCTCGACCGGCAAGATCCAGAAATTCGTGCTGCGCGAGAAGGCCAAATCGGCTGCGTCGTTCGAATAG
- a CDS encoding penicillin acylase family protein has product MSVRNWLPRIAGVLLAVLGLVVLVGVIWWRVVAPVTEGGIAVAGLVGEVSIERDEAGIPTVRGANRDAVLFGLGFVHAQDRLWQLETHRRIGSGRLSEAFGPGALDNDKFLRALGVRRAAAAQWEQLGGDARAAVLAYTAGINAFAGHMRARPPEFLILGLQPEPWTPLDTLAWGIMMAWDLGGNWTNELLRMRLALSLPVQRINELLPPYPGEKSLATRDYAALYRELKISGELGKQALLDAPESGVEGVGSNNWVVAGSHTVSGKPLLANDPHLKLTAPALWYFARLEAPGLKVAGATMPGLPMVVLGQNDRIAWGFTNTNPDVQDVYLEQIKPDDASRYRTPEGWAPFQSFAETIRVKGQADVSLTVRATRHGPVISDAGTAMVAGLSGAASGPTYALALRWTALDADAASIDAGLAISGAGSVGEFVNAAEKYKAPMQNMVVADVDGNIGFIAAGRIPLRRADNDLRGQAPAPGWEARYDWDGFLVADKTPREINPPRGWIATANHRITSADYPHYITSEWAVPYRQQRIETLLKERPQHDKESLRRIQTDVVSLATQRLLPWLRQAKPAHALGATAMQRLTAFDGEMRAGDAAPLIFAAWARELTRAVFADEMGGDDAYLRQVGRSDFRAALEGVLERNDAWWCDDKATPAVETCERLISRSLDRALDELQQRLGPDLARWQWGAVHQARSEHRPFSKVKALAPWFELRTATGGDNYTVNVARYHLKGDEPYLNEHAASLRAIYDLKDTVNSSVMHSSGQSGLVLAPEYRGFVGPWTAVRDLPLWGKGNRILVLHGAK; this is encoded by the coding sequence ATGAGCGTTAGGAACTGGCTGCCGCGGATTGCCGGAGTGTTGCTGGCCGTGCTGGGCCTGGTCGTGCTGGTCGGCGTGATCTGGTGGCGGGTCGTCGCGCCGGTGACCGAGGGCGGGATAGCAGTCGCCGGCCTGGTCGGCGAGGTCAGCATCGAGCGCGATGAAGCCGGCATTCCGACCGTGCGTGGCGCGAACCGCGATGCCGTGCTGTTCGGGCTGGGCTTCGTCCATGCGCAGGATCGCTTGTGGCAACTCGAAACGCATCGCCGGATCGGTTCCGGACGGCTGTCCGAGGCCTTCGGTCCGGGGGCGCTCGACAACGACAAGTTCCTGCGTGCGCTTGGCGTGCGCCGTGCGGCTGCGGCGCAGTGGGAGCAACTCGGCGGTGATGCGCGCGCCGCGGTACTGGCCTACACCGCAGGCATCAATGCCTTCGCCGGCCACATGCGGGCGCGGCCGCCCGAGTTCCTGATCCTCGGTTTGCAGCCGGAGCCCTGGACGCCGTTGGATACCCTGGCCTGGGGCATCATGATGGCCTGGGACCTGGGTGGCAACTGGACCAATGAGCTGCTGCGCATGCGTCTCGCCCTGAGCTTGCCGGTGCAGCGCATCAACGAATTGCTGCCGCCCTATCCGGGCGAGAAATCGCTCGCAACCCGCGACTACGCCGCGTTGTATCGCGAGCTGAAAATCAGTGGCGAACTGGGCAAGCAGGCTTTGCTCGATGCGCCCGAATCCGGCGTCGAGGGTGTCGGTTCCAACAACTGGGTGGTTGCCGGTTCGCATACCGTGTCCGGCAAGCCCTTGCTGGCCAACGATCCGCATCTCAAGCTGACGGCGCCGGCGCTGTGGTATTTCGCGCGGCTGGAAGCACCGGGCCTCAAGGTGGCCGGGGCCACCATGCCCGGCTTGCCGATGGTGGTGCTGGGGCAGAACGATCGCATCGCCTGGGGTTTCACCAACACCAACCCCGACGTGCAGGATGTCTATCTGGAGCAGATCAAGCCGGACGACGCGTCGCGTTACCGTACGCCGGAAGGCTGGGCGCCGTTCCAGTCGTTTGCCGAGACCATCCGCGTCAAGGGGCAGGCCGACGTCAGTCTCACGGTACGCGCCACGCGCCATGGCCCGGTGATTTCGGATGCCGGCACGGCCATGGTCGCCGGCCTAAGCGGCGCGGCAAGCGGACCGACCTACGCTCTCGCGCTGCGCTGGACGGCGCTCGATGCCGACGCGGCCAGCATCGATGCCGGCCTGGCGATCAGCGGCGCCGGATCGGTGGGCGAATTCGTCAACGCTGCGGAGAAGTACAAGGCGCCGATGCAGAACATGGTGGTGGCCGATGTCGACGGCAATATCGGTTTCATCGCCGCCGGCCGCATTCCGCTACGCCGCGCCGACAACGATTTGCGCGGGCAGGCGCCCGCGCCCGGCTGGGAGGCACGCTACGATTGGGACGGCTTCCTTGTCGCGGACAAGACGCCGCGTGAGATCAATCCGCCGCGCGGCTGGATCGCCACCGCCAATCACCGTATCACCAGCGCCGACTATCCGCATTACATCACCAGTGAATGGGCGGTGCCGTATCGGCAGCAGCGCATCGAAACCCTGCTCAAGGAGCGGCCGCAGCACGACAAGGAAAGCCTGCGCCGGATCCAGACTGACGTCGTCTCGCTGGCCACGCAGCGCCTGCTGCCCTGGCTGCGGCAGGCCAAACCGGCGCATGCGCTGGGCGCAACAGCCATGCAGCGGTTGACGGCCTTCGACGGCGAAATGCGCGCCGGCGATGCGGCGCCGCTGATCTTCGCCGCATGGGCACGGGAACTGACGCGCGCCGTGTTCGCCGATGAAATGGGCGGCGACGACGCCTATCTGCGCCAGGTCGGGCGCAGCGATTTCCGTGCGGCGCTCGAAGGCGTGCTCGAACGAAACGACGCCTGGTGGTGCGACGACAAGGCCACGCCGGCGGTGGAAACCTGCGAACGACTCATCAGCCGTTCGCTCGATCGGGCGCTCGACGAATTGCAGCAGCGGCTTGGGCCGGACCTGGCGCGCTGGCAGTGGGGTGCGGTGCACCAGGCGCGTTCGGAGCATCGGCCGTTCTCGAAGGTCAAGGCGCTGGCGCCCTGGTTCGAGCTGCGCACCGCGACCGGCGGCGACAACTACACCGTCAACGTCGCCCGCTACCACCTCAAGGGCGACGAGCCCTACCTCAACGAACATGCCGCCAGCCTGCGCGCCATCTACGATCTGAAGGACACCGTCAATTCGAGCGTGATGCATTCCAGCGGCCAGTCCGGGCTGGTGCTGGCGCCGGAGTATCGCGGCTTCGTCGGACCATGGACTGCCGTGCGCGACCTGCCGCTGTGGGGCAAGGGGAATCGCATCCTGGTCCTGCATGGGGCAAAATGA
- a CDS encoding enoyl-CoA hydratase has translation MNAPETTLPILMREDREGVATLTLNRPTQFNSLSEEMLGELQAALNAIAADKTVRAVVIAGAGKAFCAGHDLKQMRANHSKTYMQKLFKQCGKVMMSIVEMPQPVIARIHGIATAAGCQLVAMCDLAVAAEGARFAVSGINVGLFCSTPSVALGRAMGRKEAMEMLLTGDFIDAAEAQRRGLINRVVPLEQLDAEVKKLTDSICAKSAVAVGMGKQMFYKQLEMGLDGAYQLAVETMACNMMADDAAEGIDAFMQKRKPEWKGC, from the coding sequence ATGAATGCACCCGAAACCACATTGCCCATCCTGATGCGCGAGGACAGGGAGGGCGTCGCCACGCTGACGCTCAACCGTCCGACGCAGTTCAACTCGCTGTCGGAAGAAATGCTCGGCGAGTTGCAGGCGGCGCTGAATGCCATCGCTGCCGACAAGACGGTGCGCGCCGTGGTCATCGCCGGCGCCGGCAAGGCCTTTTGCGCCGGCCACGACCTCAAGCAGATGCGCGCCAACCACAGCAAGACCTACATGCAGAAGCTGTTCAAGCAATGCGGCAAGGTGATGATGAGCATCGTCGAAATGCCGCAGCCGGTGATCGCGCGCATCCACGGCATCGCCACGGCGGCCGGCTGCCAGCTGGTCGCCATGTGCGATCTGGCGGTGGCGGCGGAGGGCGCGCGCTTCGCGGTGTCCGGCATCAACGTCGGCCTCTTCTGCTCGACGCCCTCGGTGGCGCTGGGCCGTGCCATGGGCCGCAAAGAGGCGATGGAAATGCTGCTCACCGGCGATTTCATCGACGCCGCCGAAGCGCAGCGGCGCGGCCTGATCAATCGCGTGGTACCGCTGGAACAACTCGATGCCGAAGTGAAAAAGCTTACCGATTCGATCTGCGCCAAGTCCGCCGTCGCGGTCGGCATGGGCAAGCAGATGTTCTACAAGCAGCTCGAAATGGGCCTCGACGGCGCCTACCAGCTGGCGGTGGAAACCATGGCCTGCAACATGATGGCCGACGACGCGGCCGAAGGCATCGATGCCTTCATGCAAAAGCGCAAGCCGGAGTGGAAGGGCTGCTGA